The proteins below come from a single Lactobacillus johnsonii genomic window:
- a CDS encoding DUF898 family protein encodes METRHGRNSFFDGGLISFIGWHILGTLITVCTLGICYPWAVCMIYGWEINHTVIEGHRMKFTGSAFGLFGNWIKWLLLTIITVGIYGFWVGIKIRDWKAKNTIFVN; translated from the coding sequence ATGGAAACAAGGCATGGACGTAATTCTTTTTTTGATGGGGGCTTAATTTCTTTTATTGGTTGGCATATCTTAGGAACACTTATTACTGTTTGTACATTAGGGATTTGCTATCCTTGGGCTGTGTGCATGATTTATGGTTGGGAAATTAACCATACTGTAATTGAAGGACACAGGATGAAATTTACTGGAAGTGCCTTTGGATTATTTGGGAATTGGATTAAGTGGCTACTTTTAACTATTATTACAGTCGGCATTTATGGCTTTTGGGTAGGAATAAAAATTCGCGATTGGAAGGCAAAAAATACAATTTTTGTTAACTAA
- a CDS encoding cell surface protein gives MKFQSILTKSLAAAALTATGLVALNSQNTNDAQAATIVQNDTNVVTINNANSTVAVWDGVENANFTGKELVHGTTWKVIRTAYDVMGNKWYDLGANQWIMAKYTVEGGNAASAQVATPVAPQAQAPVQQVQPQTTVQAPVQQKQQTAVQAQAPKTNYNYNVQRTYSAPVQQRTYSYAPAQKQTTQVAQPAQTQATTSYTSNVSGSEAAAKAWIAGRESGGSYSARNGQYIGKYQLSASYLGGDYSAANQERVADNYVKSRYGSWTGAQKFWQTNGWY, from the coding sequence TTGAAATTTCAATCTATCTTAACTAAGTCACTTGCAGCAGCTGCTCTTACCGCAACTGGTTTGGTAGCTTTAAATTCACAAAATACTAATGACGCACAAGCTGCTACTATTGTTCAAAATGATACTAATGTTGTAACTATTAACAATGCAAACTCTACTGTTGCCGTTTGGGATGGCGTTGAAAATGCCAACTTTACTGGTAAAGAATTAGTACATGGTACTACTTGGAAAGTTATAAGAACTGCTTACGATGTTATGGGTAACAAGTGGTATGATCTTGGTGCAAACCAATGGATCATGGCTAAGTACACTGTAGAAGGCGGAAATGCTGCTAGTGCCCAAGTTGCTACTCCAGTAGCTCCTCAAGCACAAGCTCCTGTACAACAAGTACAACCACAAACTACTGTACAAGCTCCAGTACAACAAAAGCAACAAACTGCTGTACAAGCACAAGCTCCTAAGACTAACTACAACTATAATGTGCAACGTACTTACTCAGCTCCTGTACAACAAAGAACTTACAGCTATGCTCCAGCACAAAAGCAAACTACTCAAGTAGCACAACCTGCTCAAACTCAAGCAACAACTAGCTACACTTCAAACGTATCTGGTTCTGAAGCAGCAGCTAAAGCTTGGATTGCAGGCCGTGAATCAGGTGGTTCATACTCAGCAAGAAATGGTCAATACATTGGTAAGTACCAATTATCAGCATCATACCTTGGTGGAGACTACTCAGCAGCAAACCAAGAACGTGTAGCAGATAACTACGTAAAATCACGTTACGGTTCATGGACTGGTGCTCAAAAGTTCTGGCAAACTAACGGCTGGTACTAA